One genomic window of Augochlora pura isolate Apur16 chromosome 5, APUR_v2.2.1, whole genome shotgun sequence includes the following:
- the LOC144469838 gene encoding myrosinase 1-like codes for MLLTASLSSSVLLILVISANGEFVKENEEYLRFPANFLLGAATAAYQIEGAWNVSDKAESVWDRYCHLKGGRIINNDTGDVATNSYYKYKEDIALLKDLGVDSYRISVSWPRILPTGFPNKVSRDGVKYYNDVIDELLANGIEPLITIYHWDQPQVLEEFGGWLNSEMVNWFGDYARVVFREFGSKVKRFIPINEPSGMCKNSYLYGSYAPGKKLHGFGEYLCTHNMLKAHATAYRIYENEFKATQNGEVGFLINTFGFLPKTPGDTESVDIAYAFNAGWTLNPIFGEYGDYPEIMKIKVAEKSKQQGYKRSRLPEFSSWWINYIKGSADFLAVNHYTSRLVGPGDSDDAIPSYDNDQGVVYDADPSWKTAASPWLKVAPEGFRDMLNKVAKYGNPTMYITENGFSDFGTVNDTARIDYIRAYMKEMLLAIHVDGIDIRGYYVWSLLDNFEWERGYSERFGIVSVDFNDPKRPRKEKESARWWKNITATRKLDS; via the exons ATGCTGTTGACAGCGTCGTTGAGTTCAAGCGTTCTACTCATTCTCGTCAT TTCTGCAAATGGCGAATTTGTGAAGGAGAATGAGGAATATCTAAGGTTCCCAGCGAACTTTCTCCTGGGAGCTGCGACAGCCGCATACCAAATAGAGGGAGCTTGGAACGTGAGCG ATAAAGCAGAAAGTGTCTGGGATCGATACTGTCACCTGAAAGGTGGACGGATCATCAACAATGATACCGGCGATGTTGCCACAAACTCGTATTACAAATACAAAGAAGACATAGCTTTGTTGAAGGATTTGGgg GTCGACTCATACCGGATATCTGTGAGCTGGCCGCGAATTCTCCCAACCGGGTTCCCGAACAAGGTTAGCCGTGATGGCGTCAAGTATTACAATGACGTGATCGACGAGCTTTTGGCGAATGGGATCGAGCCGTTGATCACGATATACCACTGGGACCAGCCTCAAGTCCTGGAAGAATTCGGCGGCTGGCTGAATTCAGAAATGGTCAACTGGTTCGGCGATTACGCAAGAGTGGTGTTTAGGGAGTTCGGGTCAAAGGTGAAGCGGTTCATACCAATAAATGAGCCGAGCGGCATGTGCAAAAACAGCTACTTGTATGGATCCTACGCACCTGGAAAAAAGCTGCATGGCTTCGGAGAGTACTTGTGCACCCACAACATGCTGAAAGCGCACGCGACAGCCTACAGGATTTACGAGAATGAATTCAAAGCTACGCAAAACGGTGAAGTGGGCTTTTTGATCAATACATTCGGGTTTTTACCAAAGACACCAGGGGACACTGAATCGGTGGATATTGCATACGCATTCAACGCTGGATGGACCTTGAATCCGATCTTTGGAGAATATGGCGACTATCCGGAGATAATGAAGATCAAGGTGGCGGAGAAGAGCAAACAGCAAGGCTATAAACGATCACGGTTGCCGGAGTTCAGTTCTTGGtggattaattatattaa AGGAAGTGCAGACTTTCTGGCGGTAAACCACTATACTTCGAGACTGGTAGGGCCCGGGGACAGTGATGATGCGATACCGTCTTATGACAATGATCAAGGCGTGGTGTATGATGCAGACCCCTCTTGGAAGACCGCAGCATCGCCATGGTTGAaa GTGGCGCCTGAAGGCTTTCGTGATATGCTTAACAAAGTAGCGAAGTATGGCAATCCGACGATGTACATTACTGAAAATGGATTCTCCGACTTTGGAACTGTCAACGATACAGCCAGAATCGATTACATTCGTGCCTATATGAAAGAAATGCTTCTAGCCATACATGTAGACGGCATTGATATTCGTGGGTATTATGTATGGTCGCTTTTGGATAACTTCGAATGGGAAAGGGGATACAG CGAGCGATTTGGTATCGTATCCGTGGACTTCAATGATCCGAAGAGAccgcgaaaagaaaaagagtcTGCCAGGTGGTGGAAGAACATTACAGCCACAAGGAAACTGGACTCCTAA
- the LOC144470227 gene encoding myrosinase 1-like has translation MPLTASLRSSVLLFLVISANGEFAEENEEYLRFPANFLLGAATAAYQIEGAWNVSDKGESVWDRFCHLKGGRIFNNETGDVAANSYYQYKEDVALLKKLGVDSYRISLSWPRILPTGFPNKVSRDGVKYYNDLIDEILANGIEPLVTIYHWDHPQVLEEFGGWLNSEMVNWFGDYARVVFREFGSKAKRFVPINEPTAMCKNGYFNGQHAPGKKLPGFGEYLCTHNMLKAHATAYRIYENEFKASQNGEVGFLLDLFGFLPKTPGDTESVDIAYAFNAGWTLNPIFGEYGDYPEIMKIKVAEKSKQQGYKRSRLPEFSSWWINNIKGSADFLAVNHYTSRLVEPGDSKLIPSYDNDQGVVYDSDPSWKTAASSWLKVVPEGFRDMLRKLAKYGNPPLYVTENGFSDFGTVNDTARIDYFRAYLKEMLLAIHVDGIDIRGYYAWSFLDNFEWERGYSERFGIVSVDFNDPKRPRTEKESARWWKNIIATRKLDSKRVTKINSAANVDEL, from the exons ATGCCGTTGACAGCGTCGTTGAGATCGAGCGTTCTACTCTTTCTCGTGAT TTCTGCAAATGGCGAATTTGCGGAGGAGAATGAGGAATATCTAAGGTTCCCAGCGAACTTTCTCCTGGGAGCTGCGACGGCCGCATACCAAATAGAGGGAGCTTGGAACGTGAGCG ATAAAGGAGAAAGTGTCTGGGATCGATTCTGTCACCTGAAAGGTGGACGGATCTTTAACAATGAAACGGGCGATGTTGCCGCAAACTCATATTACCAGTACAAAGAAGACGTGGCTTTGTTGAAGAAATTGGGG GTCGACTCGTACCGGATATCTTTGAGCTGGCCGCGAATTCTGCCAACCGGGTTCCCGAACAAGGTTAGCCGTGATGGCGTCAAGTATTACAACGACCTGATAGACGAGATTCTAGCAAATGGGATCGAACCGTTGGTCACGATATACCACTGGGACCATCCCCAAGTTCTGGAAGAATTCGGCGGCTGGTTGAATTCTGAAATGGTCAACTGGTTCGGCGATTACGCAAGAGTGGTGTTTAGGGAGTTCGGGTCAAAGGCGAAGCGGTTCGTACCAATAAATGAGCCGACCGCCATGTGCAAAAACGGCTACTTCAATGGACAGCACGCACCTGGAAAAAAGCTACCTGGCTTCGGAGAGTATCTGTGCACCCACAACATGCTGAAAGCACACGCGACAGCCTACAGAATTTACGAGAATGAATTCAAAGCTTCGCAAAACGGCGAAGTGGGCTTTTTACTCGACTTGTTCGGATTTCTACCAAAGACACCAGGGGACACTGAATCGGTGGATATTGCATACGCATTCAACGCTGGATGGACCTTGAATCCAATCTTTGGTGAATATGGCGACTATCCGGAGATAATGAAGATCAAGGTGGCGGAGAAGAGCAAACAGCAAGGCTATAAGCGATCACGGTTACCAGAGTTCAGTTCTTGGTGGATTAATAACATCAA AGGAAGTGCGGACTTTCTGGCAGTAAACCACTATACTTCGAGACTGGTAGAGCCTGGGGACAGTAAACTGATACCGTCTTATGACAATGATCAAGGCGTGGTGTATGATTCAGACCCCTCTTGGAAGACCGCAGCATCATCATGGTTGAAA GTGGTGCCTGAAGGCTTTCGTGATATGCTTCGTAAATTGGCGAAGTATGGCAATCCGCCGCTATACGTTACTGAAAATGGATTCTCCGACTTTGGGACTGTCAACGATACAGCCAGAATCGATTACTTTCGTGCCTATTTGAAAGAAATGCTTCTAGCCATACATGTAGACGGCATTGATATTCGTGGGTATTATGCATGGTCGTTTTTAGATAACTTCGAATGGGAAAGGGGATACAG cGAGCGATTTGGTATCGTATCTGTGGACTTCAATGATCCGAAGAGACCGCGAACAGAGAAAGAGTCTGCCAGGTGGTGGAAGAACATTATAGCCACGAGGAAACTGGACTCCAAACGAGTCACCAAAATCAATTCAGCGGCTAATGTGGACGAATTATAA